A DNA window from Borreliella spielmanii contains the following coding sequences:
- a CDS encoding DUF777 family protein, giving the protein MSENYEIYRMNQRLYGHALAQEDIKNWIYSNIFITRIGTVKKFKQQTQEAVVIIPEFEDLEIHTKNISNINFELSKGDTVLLLQSSINIFDKNDDIHFDKHHFYILSAISPKTLNLICDTVKIKANNTIEIANQATSLKEILDSIISAINGITVTGQAAIDYISLRAVTSRISAKINSLFK; this is encoded by the coding sequence ATGAGTGAAAACTATGAAATTTACAGAATGAACCAGCGCCTTTATGGCCACGCATTAGCACAAGAAGACATAAAAAATTGGATTTATTCAAATATTTTTATAACCCGAATTGGCACTGTAAAGAAATTTAAACAGCAAACTCAAGAGGCTGTAGTTATAATACCAGAATTTGAAGATTTAGAAATTCACACAAAAAATATATCTAATATCAATTTTGAACTATCAAAAGGCGATACTGTTTTACTGCTTCAATCAAGCATTAATATTTTTGATAAAAATGACGATATTCATTTTGACAAGCATCATTTTTATATACTTAGCGCAATTAGTCCAAAAACTTTAAATTTAATTTGCGATACTGTTAAGATAAAAGCAAATAATACGATTGAAATAGCAAACCAAGCAACTAGCTTGAAAGAAATTCTAGATAGTATTATCAGTGCTATCAATGGTATAACAGTTACAGGACAAGCAGCAATTGACTATATAAGCTTAAGAGCAGTAACCTCTAGAATTTCTGCTAAGATTAACAGTTTGTTTAAGTAA